The Rhodamnia argentea isolate NSW1041297 chromosome 10, ASM2092103v1, whole genome shotgun sequence sequence AACAGGACCTTGAGCTCCCTCGCTCTCTCCTTCACCTGGTCCTCGAAACCCGCCATTGCTGTGTCCCTTTCTGCGAGAGCGCAAAGAAGATTCTGGGAGACGGCGACGCCCAGACAGAGCAGTACCACAATTCTGATTCCCGATGTGAACCTCGAAGGTTTGGCTTTTATAGATGAaggcccttttcttttctggacCAATCGCAGAGCCGCGCGGACGCGAGCTCTACGTGTGTCCGGCCACGCTGGATCCTATCCTCTCTTTCCTTCCGTATGTTGCCGTTGAAATTTTGAGGGTTCCCATCGTGCGGTCCAGCTCAGACGGACACGTGGAGGAAATCGGGTGGTGGGGATTGGGAGATCGCGTCTTGGTGAGGGACACTTTGATTGCGGGGCGAGGAAGTATCTTCTTCGGAGGGGGAAATTTACGGGCAGTCGCAATTCGTGGGCCCCATGTGGACCACTAATGTCGCTTTCCTTCGGGGGAGCACATGAAGCTCCTCGCTGTCCCTTGGGCCCACCCTTTAGCCTTAGTCCCGAACGGGTGGGCCCGATGTTTTGTTTGCACGCATCATTTCAATTTTCGacacatcaattgaatcaagtaCGAGAAAACGGATGTGTTCGAAAACATAAAATTGTGCACTCGGGAGAGTAACTTTTCATACAAGGCATGTAACAAAAGATGCATAGCAAGAGAAAAAGACCACTCCAGAGATAGTCTTCACCCGcccctaatcttttttttttaaacctatgCGCCTGTGTCGCCGGATTCACTCCTCCTTCGAAAGAGATAATTATCTCACAACATGTTAGAAAACTAACGACTCTCGTGAAAAGCTGGAGGTCCAGATTTGAATTTGAAGCTTCAACGTTGATCATTCGTCATCTCTTTCGTTAAGTGAGCGGAAACGCAAGAAGTTTAGCTTCAAAAAGAAGGGCACAAACCAGCACTGTCATGTGACGCTAATCATGATTGGTGGAGATCACCATCGATAACCAGCTGGAATTGCTCCTAAACTAGCCATACATCGAACCTTTAAAGTCAAACGATTCCGAGTTGACGAAATCGACGTTCAAATTTTCGAATGCTTACTGTCACAAGCTCCAATCAACCAAAGCACGTCATCTTCCAGCGGTAGTAGGTATAGGTGGGGGCCTATCATGGGGCCTGCCATTTTTTGGACGACAATCCCATCTGGAACATTCCTTGTGTACCCCCACAAATCTTGGTGGGACCTTTTCAAGCATCGTTCTTTTGAAGGGCACACAGAAAAGAAAACTCGACAACTGGATTAGTAAGATAGCCTGGAGTTACGCACATGAGTTACTAACTTAAGCTAATTACCTGTTTGATTCCACTTATATTAGAGCAAGAAAGGTGCTTTCTCACCAAAAGAAAGAGTTCTATTCAAATTTTCATATAAGTTATAGAGAGAATGATATGTAAATTCACGTGTCGACATTTGCATTTTGCAGAAGTTCCGAGtgttttgcattttcaaaaAGTCGAAGCACACGGGCCATGAAATTCTGGTTAAGCAGAACAATATAACCTAGAAGTCGATCCCAATCAATCCAAAATCTTTTATAATGTATATGTTATCACGAGTATCAGTGCGTTGTACAAGGAATGAATGAGGAAGGACGTACTCAAGTCTCCGCTCCAACAATAAGAGCAGCCGAGAACGCACCCGATGATGAACAACTGCAAGGAATTCTCGCCCGAGAAGTGAACGGCGCTGAAGATAGCGGAGCTGAAGACAACGGCTTGCTGCCACTTCGATGTGGATGAGATAGATGTCAGCAGAAAGCCCCGGTAAACAATTTCTTCCAACAAAGGGGTGATGATGCAGTAGACAAGAACACAAGCTGCTCTTGAAATGTCGCTGCTTAGAAGGATCTCCTTGAGTATGAGATTGTTAACGGCCTACAAGCGTATACATGAGAGAAGAAAGTTACCATCTAAGGATAAGATCATACCTCAGAGAATTAAGACAGAAAGTTAGCCACAGTAAATGCTGGAGGCACGTTTTTACGATCCACAGATATGGAAAGAAGAGCAATTCCAGTTGGGTGGAAGAGAATCTGCTGAACTATATGCCACAACAAACGACAAGCTTCAACTTACACCTTGCTCAAGAGATCTCGAGGGTTAAGTAAATACAACACAATCTATATGCCAGACTTAATTCCCCTGTAGTGGTAAAGACTTTGTCCCAGTTGGCAATCATCCTGCTAAATAAGACAACTTTGCCTTGGTATTGCTCCTGAATGCACTACATTCTAGTTTGGCAACAATAGCCAACTTCTTATTGGCTTACAAAAGAAGACATTGCTGTCTTCACAAGCGAAGGTTCGAAATTGATTGACCTGTGGGCATCTGATCCCTATGTAAACCCCATAATGGACAATCTTACTGCTGTCCCACATAAATCATGACAACACAGCTGTAGAGTTTCAACCAGATAGAAATGGATAAAGCTAGGAGAGGTAGTTCAAGTTTATTGTTCCAAAGAAATAAATGTCGGAGAAATTGAGAGTAACTCGTGGCTGCAAATCATCTGTCTTTCCTTCTAATTTAAACACGTCCTGTTTACAAAAGAAATTGATCAGCATCATTCTAGATTGTAAATGCAGTGTGTCAATCAAATTAAGATTTCGCATTTATGTTCCCGTTCCTCTTTATGAAGTCTGCCGACCACATTCCATGGGTCAATCTTGTAGgcaacaaaacaagaaaacagtAATAGAGTCTTTATGCTAGCTCGCAAGAGtaaattttacttgaaattgaGAAATAGCAAGTACTATGCTCATGAGACCAACCTTAGGCCCGACTACTCTGTCGGCGAAGAATGAGatgaagaaaaccaaaaagatgaGTGAGCAGAATCCTACTGCCGAGGCCACCCATGTTTTCATCCCATTTGGTGACCTGTTACTTTTGAAGAGGCTTATCAACTTAAATAGAGGCTTGGCAGTGCACTTAAGGAGGCAAACAGTTCCAATGAACTCAAAGACCTGAATTCCAAGTAGTGACAAAGCCTGCAGTATAAGCAGAGAGGGATCAAGCAAACCATCAATACAGATAATCGTTCCAATATCATTAGCAAACAGATTCCATTGAAATTTGGgccaaaaaatttgtcaaagaacCTTAGCTTGATATGATGATGATTCACATTGAACTTGCACAAATGAAACTTCTGACCAATATACAACATACTTGAGCGGTAAAATATCAAACTGTGTTTGTGAGGAGGAAAAACAAACGGCGTTACAGTTAATGTGCTTGGATGAATCCAGAATCGATCCACCACCAAAATCTGGTAAGTTATTCAGGACATCGAAGAGGATAACTATATCTCACAGAGTTTCACCTCACGACTACACTGAAGTAATTAACTTCATATTCTGTGAGGTCACAGACAGCATCCAAGTTCCAATCAGACCTTCTTTTAAGTGTCACCATTGGTGGCACCGTCATACATGCGAAAATGGATTTACATGTAAGGCGTGTAATCATAGCAAGTCTTGCAGGGGTACAATTCACTAATAGGTGTATTCGACAGGAAGGGAAGATGACCGTCATTGAGGGAGCAAAAGAAGTTCCTCCAATAaagcattttaaatttcttgatatgCAATACTCAAAATGACACAAGCTGTTGACAATAACAGGTGATCAATCATGCACACATGGTGGAGAATCACACAAATTCTGCAAGAAAGCTTGAAAATGAAGCTTAACCTCTGTCTGTGGATCAAGAACAGGCCGGCGAAGCACATGTGCAACCACGGACAGACCTCCAAAGCTCAGAGGAATATGCAAACTGAGCAAGTAGAACGCAAATGTGCTCCACACACTCTCACCGTCCCATGGAACATCCGACGCCAGCGCCGGAAAACCCTGCAAAATCACAGTCAACCACCCCGTTTCAATAACAATCAGCCAAGGCTAGACAAAAATTAAGCAGGATTTGCTTTCGTTTTCGCCAATAGATATTAAGCACGCATGCACACCACCACATAAAGAACATTCTTATGTAAGAAAATCCAAAAGACCCCATGAACGATCCGGGTCAAATTTCATTTCGAAGGAAGAAGCGTTCAGAGGTATGGGAAAAGCAGAGGAGCTAGCAAAAAGCGATTCTACCTGAAAAGAAGCTTCATGGGTGTCCTCGTCCTTGGAACAACGACGTTTCGGAGAAGCTGAGGGCCTCAACttggaagggaagagaagaggaCATGGCGAGGGAGATGCGGTTAGAGATTTGCCCAAGTCTCTGCATAAAATGATCGGATTGAGATAAGCAAGAGGTGGATGAACTAGCATCATCCGCCAATTCCGCAAGAGAATCTAAATCAAATCGAAAGGAAGAAGCTTTGCGAGCATGGGTTGGTTGTCGATTTGGAGTATCTGTTTCCAGACTTGGATCAATTCAGTGGCATGGAAGTTTTGGTCTTTTTCCCTCAAcggcagaaaaagaaagggacattttttttttttttttgccgcgGACAAATAACGCCGGATATAATTCTGAGTCTGATAAGAAGTGATTCAATTAATTTTAGTGGTGATTATAGTTTTTATACGAGACAAGGCATGAATTTACTCGCCAAAGCTGACAAAATTTTGCGAAACATGCTCAAAAGGCAGAATAATTATCCAATATAATATTATCTGCAACGAGAGAATGAACCTTGTCCACACCCATTTGATAGCTGATGCTAAAATGCCCCGCGAATTGAAGTTCTGGAACTGTTTGTCAAAACGTAGGAGCGGCCGAAACAGGTCTTGGGGGAACCACCGTCAATGGCGGCGAAAGTGGAGATCTTGGAGCTTAAGAGGAACTCCCACCCCAACAACAACTGGGACAAGATATTGAATGAAGTagtgaaaatggagaagaaattgTTCCCGAAGCACGAGTCTCTGGCCAGATCATTCGAGGAGGAGCTGAGGAAGAAGAACACCGGGCTGCTTTACTTGGAACTGGACGGAGAAGTCGCGGGCTATGTCATGTACACTTGGCCTTCTTCACTGTGCGCCTCCATCACCAAGCTCGCAGGTTCTTTTAAAAAAGCACCTTTCTTCTTCTACCATTTAACTGGTCATGCCCGTCACCTGCTTGACGGAAGTCCTAATAGAGTCAGGCACGTTCATTTCCCTTTCGTTATCTTT is a genomic window containing:
- the LOC115752319 gene encoding uncharacterized protein LOC115752319; the protein is MMLVHPPLAYLNPIILCRDLGKSLTASPSPCPLLFPSKLRPSASPKRRCSKDEDTHEASFQGFPALASDVPWDGESVWSTFAFYLLSLHIPLSFGGLSVVAHVLRRPVLDPQTEALSLLGIQVFEFIGTVCLLKCTAKPLFKLISLFKSNRSPNGMKTWVASAVGFCSLIFLVFFISFFADRVVGPKAVNNLILKEILLSSDISRAACVLVYCIITPLLEEIVYRGFLLTSISSTSKWQQAVVFSSAIFSAVHFSGENSLQLFIIGCVLGCSYCWSGDLSTSFLIHSLYNALILVITYTL
- the LOC115752325 gene encoding putative [ribosomal protein S18]-alanine N-acetyltransferase; this translates as MAAKVEILELKRNSHPNNNWDKILNEVVKMEKKLFPKHESLARSFEEELRKKNTGLLYLELDGEVAGYVMYTWPSSLCASITKLAVKESCQRQGHGGSLLRAAIQKCRERKVQRVSLHVDPLRAPAVHLYKKLGFQVDALIRGYYSSDRDAYRMFLDFDAD